TTTGTCTATCGATTTCCCTATCTCTTCATCGTTGGTCAGGATCATTCCACCCCTGGGTCCCCTGAGGGTTTTGTGGGTTGTCGTGGTGACTATATGGGCGAAATCCAACGGGTTCGGATAGAGCCCGGCTGCGACCAATCCCGCAAAATGAGCCATATCTACCATGAGCACTGCGCCGACTTCGTCGGCTATCTCCCTGAATTTCTTGAAATCAATGATTCTAGAATATGCGCTTCCACCGGCTACTATCACTGCCGGTTTATGTTCAACGGCCAACTTCCTGACCGTGTCGTAGTCGATAACTTCGCTTTCCTCGTCCACTCCGTATGCTACTACGTTGAAAAGTCTTCCCGAGAAATTGACTGGCGAGCCGTGGGTTAGATGACCCCCGTGGCTGAGGGACATACCCATTATCGTCATACCGGGCTCTGTGACGGCCAGATAGGCCGCCATATTTGCCTGCGATCCTGAATGGGGTTGAACGTTGACAAACTTGGCGTTGAAGAGACGCTTGGCCCTCTCTCTGGCAAGGTTTTCGGCTTCATCCACGAACTGGCAACCTCCGTAGTATCTCTTACCGGGATACCCTTCGGCGTACTTGTTCGTCATAATCGATCCAGCGGCCTCCATTACGGCCCTGGAAACGAAATTTTCCGAGGCGATCAATTCCAATCCGTGTTCCTGCCTTTTTAGCTCCTTGATAATTATATCGAATACCTCTTTATCTTTTTTACCAAGAACTTCCCACATAAGAAACCCTCCTCAGTGTGTCGATTCGAACATCTTTGCGAGCGAAACATCATACGGTGGTCTTGCTATTCCCTTCTCAGTTATTATGCCTGTGATCATGTTCCAGGGTGTTACGTCGAACGCGGGGTTGTAACACTTGACACCTTCCGGCGCGATCCGTATCTCCCCGATGTGAGTGATCTCTCTGTGACTTCTTTCCTCAATAGG
This portion of the Mesotoga infera genome encodes:
- the glyA gene encoding serine hydroxymethyltransferase; the encoded protein is MWEVLGKKDKEVFDIIIKELKRQEHGLELIASENFVSRAVMEAAGSIMTNKYAEGYPGKRYYGGCQFVDEAENLARERAKRLFNAKFVNVQPHSGSQANMAAYLAVTEPGMTIMGMSLSHGGHLTHGSPVNFSGRLFNVVAYGVDEESEVIDYDTVRKLAVEHKPAVIVAGGSAYSRIIDFKKFREIADEVGAVLMVDMAHFAGLVAAGLYPNPLDFAHIVTTTTHKTLRGPRGGMILTNDEEIGKSIDKTIFPGTQGGPLMHVIAAKAVSFGEALKDEFKVYQQNILNNAKKLSSSFEERGLRIVSGGTDTHLFLVDLTPKNVTGKAAEKALERAEITVNKNTIPKETRSPFVTSGIRVGTPAVTTRGMTEAEMPLIADLVVKVIENVTGDKGEIDERVAKEVSSQVKELTDRFPLYTDLVSRSELDV